A single genomic interval of Plantibacter sp. Leaf314 harbors:
- a CDS encoding MerR family transcriptional regulator — MLLPEVHVDEPVTISVAAELLGITVDTIRYYEKEGIAPAPGRGPDGWRRYDTAALTWLAGTLMLRGTGMSVQEMREYAAAYRAGADDAERLALLEEHHAAVLERQAEVQRHLAALERKIAAYRQAIATTSSSAQPAARTR, encoded by the coding sequence ATGCTGCTTCCCGAGGTCCACGTCGACGAGCCCGTCACGATCAGCGTCGCCGCTGAGCTGCTCGGCATCACGGTCGACACGATCCGCTACTACGAGAAGGAAGGCATCGCGCCCGCGCCCGGCCGTGGTCCGGACGGATGGCGTCGGTACGACACGGCTGCGCTGACTTGGCTCGCCGGAACGCTGATGCTCCGCGGCACAGGGATGAGCGTCCAGGAGATGCGCGAGTACGCGGCCGCGTACCGGGCCGGCGCTGACGATGCCGAACGACTGGCCCTCCTCGAAGAGCACCACGCGGCCGTCCTCGAGCGACAGGCCGAGGTTCAACGGCACCTCGCAGCGCTGGAACGCAAGATTGCCGCGTACCGCCAGGCCATTGCCACGACGAGTTCCAGCGCGCAGCCCGCGGCCCGAACGCGCTGA
- a CDS encoding aldo/keto reductase, giving the protein MQQIPLGSQGLVTSALGLGCMGMSAFYGGATEAGSVETIRRALDLGITLFDTAEAYGPFENEQLLGRALGADRDRVVVASKFATDFTDDGTPIGLDGSPEHARRAIDRSLGHLGTDHVDLWYLHRADPNVPIEDTIGAMSDAVTAGKARYIGVSETSAETLRRAHVTFPITAIQSEYSLFERDAEHNGVLDTASELGIGFVPFSPLGRGFLSGTVTRKDDLPEGDARRNLPRFSDEAIDANLRVVDALGVIANEKGVTTAQLALAWLIQAGTVPIPGTTKASRVEENVAATDIALTTSDLERIEAASPHGIAVGTRNTEAGMARDRG; this is encoded by the coding sequence ATGCAGCAGATTCCTCTCGGCTCCCAAGGCCTCGTCACATCCGCGCTCGGACTCGGGTGCATGGGGATGAGCGCCTTCTATGGCGGCGCCACCGAAGCCGGCTCCGTCGAGACCATCCGCCGAGCACTCGACCTCGGAATCACCTTGTTCGACACGGCAGAGGCGTATGGGCCGTTCGAGAACGAGCAGCTGCTCGGCCGGGCTCTCGGTGCCGACCGGGACCGGGTGGTCGTCGCGTCGAAGTTCGCCACAGACTTCACCGACGATGGCACCCCGATCGGCCTTGACGGGTCCCCGGAGCACGCCCGTCGCGCGATCGACCGGTCGCTCGGCCACCTCGGCACCGACCATGTCGACCTCTGGTACCTGCACCGCGCCGACCCGAACGTGCCGATCGAGGACACCATCGGTGCCATGAGCGACGCCGTCACCGCAGGCAAGGCCCGATACATCGGCGTCTCAGAAACCTCAGCAGAAACCCTGCGACGAGCGCACGTGACGTTCCCGATCACCGCGATCCAGTCTGAGTACAGCCTCTTCGAGCGTGACGCCGAGCACAATGGCGTCCTCGACACCGCTTCGGAGCTCGGCATCGGGTTCGTGCCGTTCTCCCCGCTCGGCCGTGGGTTCCTCTCCGGCACCGTCACCCGGAAAGACGACCTGCCCGAGGGTGACGCCCGCCGGAATCTTCCCCGGTTCTCAGACGAAGCCATCGATGCGAACCTCCGCGTCGTCGATGCACTCGGAGTCATCGCCAACGAGAAGGGCGTTACCACCGCGCAGCTCGCTCTCGCGTGGCTCATCCAGGCTGGCACCGTCCCCATTCCCGGCACCACGAAGGCATCCCGGGTCGAGGAGAATGTCGCCGCCACGGACATCGCGCTCACCACCAGCGACCTCGAACGGATCGAGGCGGCCTCACCCCACGGAATTGCCGTCGGCACCCGCAACACCGAAGCAGGGATGGCGCGAGACCGAGGCTGA
- a CDS encoding copper resistance CopC family protein, with protein sequence MTAPAPTRLRRLALLLAASVLAVAIPLTLGAAPASAHDQLLASTPGDGAALDASPTEVTLQYSDSVLTIGAIVLLVDQDEHNWITGEPILNGSDVTARIDDTLPTGAYEIRWRVVSADGHPISGLIPFTVGDAAPVESAPATTTPSPSAAAATDTAGPEDDAAALRPVLIGIGGAAIAVLAFWAFTVWRKRRPSAASGTRSE encoded by the coding sequence GTGACAGCACCCGCACCAACCCGCCTAAGACGCCTTGCGCTGCTGCTCGCTGCAAGCGTCCTGGCCGTCGCCATACCGCTCACGCTCGGCGCCGCGCCGGCGTCCGCGCACGACCAGCTCCTCGCGAGCACGCCCGGCGACGGTGCGGCGCTCGACGCGTCGCCGACGGAAGTGACCCTGCAGTACTCGGACAGCGTCCTGACGATCGGCGCGATCGTGCTGCTCGTCGACCAGGACGAGCACAACTGGATCACCGGCGAACCGATCCTGAACGGCTCCGACGTCACCGCGCGCATCGACGACACCCTCCCGACCGGTGCGTACGAGATCCGCTGGCGCGTCGTCTCCGCCGACGGCCACCCCATCAGTGGGCTCATCCCCTTCACCGTCGGTGACGCCGCACCCGTCGAAAGCGCACCCGCGACGACGACACCTTCACCCAGCGCGGCAGCCGCGACCGATACGGCAGGCCCCGAAGACGACGCCGCGGCTCTCCGGCCAGTACTGATCGGGATCGGCGGCGCGGCGATCGCCGTCCTCGCGTTCTGGGCGTTCACCGTCTGGCGCAAACGCCGCCCCTCAGCCGCGTCCGGAACCCGATCAGAGTGA